The following are from one region of the Advenella mimigardefordensis DPN7 genome:
- a CDS encoding ExbD/TolR family protein, whose translation MARIQNRRGRGRRLKNEMNVVPYIDVMLVLLVIFMVTAPMITPGLINLPSVGQASAVPATPVEVEMSENGEIKVRQRTAGKNFQTIDKANIVEEVKALVEPDSPVVIAADGKVPYEEVMKVMDTLRSSGLTRLGLLVNQKSTDGKK comes from the coding sequence ATGGCCAGAATACAAAACCGCCGCGGTCGCGGGCGCCGCCTGAAAAACGAGATGAACGTCGTGCCGTATATCGACGTGATGCTTGTCTTGCTGGTCATCTTCATGGTGACCGCACCCATGATCACGCCCGGGCTGATCAATCTGCCCTCGGTCGGTCAGGCGTCGGCCGTGCCGGCCACCCCGGTAGAAGTTGAAATGTCCGAGAACGGCGAAATAAAAGTGCGTCAGCGCACCGCCGGCAAGAACTTTCAAACCATAGACAAAGCCAATATTGTGGAAGAAGTCAAAGCACTGGTTGAACCCGACAGTCCGGTGGTGATTGCGGCCGACGGCAAAGTGCCTTATGAAGAAGTCATGAAGGTAATGGACACGCTGCGCAGCAGCGGACTGACCCGCCTGGGCCTGCTGGTTAACCAGAAATCCACCGACGGCAAAAAGTAA
- the tolA gene encoding cell envelope integrity protein TolA, whose amino-acid sequence MKHFENPNEFYDEEDNRKGLIGAIILHALLVIALIAGLFQATEAPTGPVQLELWTEGENQVLQPPAQTRTPDPAEEDTQNDEEEAASPPPPPSRAAAAAAAAAAAQRARAQQADPTPSDQEDPDIALEKKRKEEAQKKAKELADAKARAQQEAREAAKAQEQAKREAEQEAKAEAEAQAREQAKAEAQAKAEAQAKAAAQAKARADAKAKADAKARAEAQAREEAEAKEKAQEEAAAKAKAAADAKAKAAAEAKAKAAAEAKEKAAAKAKADARKAAQAKAKAESKGDALRAAMRGDVSSTAGIRGGQSDRNQVGGGGGNSGYARRVQQCVEPRLRFSGNQRLQVTYRVDFDSSFTPTGAKILVRSGNPAFDRAVQAALMACKPFPKPPGGDSYVTGPYRYNPN is encoded by the coding sequence ATGAAGCACTTCGAAAATCCTAACGAATTTTATGATGAAGAAGATAATCGCAAAGGCCTGATCGGCGCGATTATCCTTCATGCTTTGTTAGTGATCGCGCTGATCGCCGGGCTGTTTCAGGCCACCGAAGCGCCAACCGGTCCTGTGCAGCTGGAATTGTGGACGGAAGGCGAAAACCAGGTGCTGCAACCGCCTGCGCAAACACGCACGCCAGACCCTGCCGAAGAAGACACACAGAACGACGAAGAGGAAGCCGCCTCGCCACCACCACCGCCTTCGCGAGCGGCAGCAGCGGCCGCTGCTGCTGCGGCTGCACAACGAGCACGCGCCCAGCAGGCGGATCCAACCCCCAGCGATCAGGAAGATCCTGATATCGCACTGGAAAAGAAACGCAAGGAAGAGGCCCAGAAAAAGGCCAAAGAATTAGCCGACGCCAAAGCCCGCGCCCAGCAGGAAGCCAGGGAAGCGGCCAAAGCCCAGGAGCAGGCTAAACGCGAGGCAGAACAGGAAGCCAAAGCAGAGGCAGAAGCACAAGCCAGAGAACAGGCTAAAGCAGAAGCACAGGCCAAAGCTGAGGCTCAGGCGAAGGCTGCCGCACAGGCAAAAGCGCGGGCGGACGCGAAAGCGAAGGCCGATGCCAAAGCCCGTGCCGAAGCCCAGGCGCGTGAAGAAGCTGAAGCTAAAGAAAAAGCACAGGAAGAAGCAGCGGCCAAAGCGAAAGCAGCCGCCGACGCGAAAGCCAAAGCGGCGGCCGAGGCCAAGGCAAAAGCGGCTGCTGAAGCCAAAGAGAAAGCCGCTGCAAAAGCCAAGGCCGATGCCCGTAAAGCAGCACAGGCCAAGGCAAAAGCCGAATCCAAAGGCGATGCCCTGCGTGCCGCCATGCGTGGCGATGTCAGCAGCACCGCCGGCATTCGCGGCGGTCAGAGTGATCGTAATCAAGTCGGCGGCGGCGGTGGCAACTCCGGCTACGCACGACGCGTACAACAGTGTGTTGAACCACGTCTGCGATTCAGTGGCAATCAGCGCCTGCAGGTAACCTATCGCGTCGACTTCGACAGCAGTTTTACGCCAACCGGTGCCAAAATTCTGGTGCGGTCAGGCAATCCGGCCTTTGACCGCGCGGTGCAGGCAGCTCTCATGGCCTGCAAACCGTTCCCCAAACCGCCAGGTGGTGATTCTTACGTGACCGGTCCATATCGTTACAACCCGAATTAA
- a CDS encoding glutathione S-transferase family protein, protein MYTLHIANKNYSSWSLRPWILLRQLDIAFHEEMHPFQADIQAQRKNYLAFSPSAKVPVLQDGQTIVWDSLAIAEYLAEAHAGVWPEDRAARAWARSASSEMHAGFPHLRERCTMNCAVRATPKTVTAELQQDIERVNTLFNQGLARFGGPFLGGAAFTAVDAMYAPVVFRIQTYDLPMQGAAAEYVSRMLALPGMQQWYAQALQERDTDDAHEQDVVRYSDIIGDERQQ, encoded by the coding sequence ATGTATACCCTTCATATTGCCAATAAAAATTATTCTTCGTGGTCGCTGCGGCCGTGGATTCTGCTGCGTCAGCTGGACATCGCCTTTCATGAAGAGATGCATCCGTTTCAGGCCGATATACAGGCGCAACGAAAAAACTATCTGGCCTTCTCGCCCAGCGCAAAGGTACCGGTGTTGCAGGATGGGCAAACCATTGTCTGGGATAGTCTGGCCATCGCCGAATATCTGGCTGAGGCGCATGCCGGCGTCTGGCCCGAAGACCGTGCTGCGCGTGCCTGGGCGCGTTCGGCATCCAGCGAAATGCATGCCGGATTTCCTCATTTGCGGGAACGCTGCACCATGAACTGCGCGGTGCGTGCCACACCGAAAACCGTCACAGCCGAGTTGCAGCAGGACATTGAACGAGTCAATACGCTGTTTAATCAGGGTTTGGCGCGCTTCGGCGGGCCGTTTCTGGGTGGCGCTGCATTTACTGCGGTCGATGCCATGTATGCGCCGGTCGTGTTCCGGATCCAGACCTATGATTTGCCCATGCAGGGGGCGGCGGCCGAATACGTTTCACGTATGCTGGCGCTGCCTGGCATGCAGCAATGGTATGCACAGGCATTGCAGGAACGTGATACCGATGATGCGCACGAGCAGGACGTTGTGCGCTACAGTGATATCATTGGTGATGAACGGCAGCAGTGA
- the tolB gene encoding Tol-Pal system beta propeller repeat protein TolB yields the protein MTASTKKGTAAIPARSVQRYVGILMTWALFVAVMFYSIAQAQVNVELRGSGSANKFPIVVANFEGPNGAEIANIIRADLTRSGQFDVKDLGGVTLGANGTPDWAAISQTGGTTVAYGTVNGSSVDYRLADAAQQAQLDAQNISEAQMRRLAHKVADAIYEKTTGVRGIFATRIAYTTGRQLVVADADGEGRKVVASSSSSLISPAWSPDGTRLAYVSFEGGKPIVYVQNLSTGGRTIAANFKGNNSAPAWSPNGSQLAVALSQGGISQIYLVSAGGGTSQQRLTNSAEIDTEPFFFPNGSGIVFTSDRGGSAQVYRTGLGGGAASRLTFSGSQNVSPKISPDGAKLVYSSLRGGSYVIAISSLGSGSDQVLTSGGNDLSPSFAPNGMQVLYAAGGGLGIVNADGSFQASIPSSGNVTGAAWGPFTK from the coding sequence ATGACTGCCTCAACCAAAAAGGGAACTGCTGCCATTCCCGCCCGTTCTGTGCAGCGTTATGTCGGCATCTTGATGACCTGGGCACTCTTTGTCGCCGTCATGTTCTATTCCATCGCCCAGGCGCAGGTAAACGTAGAATTGCGCGGCTCCGGTTCTGCCAATAAATTTCCCATTGTTGTAGCCAACTTCGAAGGCCCTAATGGCGCAGAAATAGCCAATATCATTCGTGCCGACCTGACCCGTTCTGGCCAGTTCGACGTGAAAGACCTCGGCGGCGTTACACTGGGCGCCAACGGCACGCCCGACTGGGCAGCCATTTCGCAGACTGGCGGCACAACGGTTGCCTACGGTACCGTAAACGGCTCCAGCGTCGACTATCGCCTGGCTGATGCTGCGCAGCAGGCGCAACTGGACGCACAAAACATTTCCGAAGCACAAATGCGCCGTCTTGCCCATAAGGTAGCCGATGCCATTTACGAAAAAACAACAGGCGTTCGTGGTATTTTTGCAACGCGCATTGCCTATACTACCGGTCGTCAACTGGTCGTTGCAGACGCTGACGGAGAGGGTCGCAAAGTCGTCGCAAGCTCGTCCTCTTCACTCATTTCGCCGGCCTGGTCACCCGACGGTACACGCCTGGCTTATGTGAGTTTTGAAGGAGGCAAACCCATCGTTTACGTTCAGAATCTGAGTACCGGCGGACGCACGATAGCAGCCAACTTCAAGGGCAACAACAGCGCCCCTGCGTGGTCTCCGAACGGAAGTCAGCTTGCGGTGGCGCTCAGTCAGGGCGGGATATCGCAGATTTACCTGGTTAGCGCCGGTGGTGGTACGAGCCAGCAACGCCTGACCAATTCAGCAGAAATTGACACCGAACCCTTCTTCTTCCCGAATGGCAGTGGCATCGTTTTCACCAGTGACCGTGGTGGTAGCGCACAGGTATATCGCACCGGTTTAGGAGGGGGCGCTGCCAGTCGTCTGACCTTCAGTGGCTCACAAAATGTTTCGCCAAAAATTTCACCAGATGGGGCAAAACTGGTATATTCTAGCTTACGAGGTGGGTCATATGTTATTGCTATAAGTAGTCTTGGCTCTGGATCTGATCAGGTACTGACTTCTGGCGGCAATGATCTTTCTCCAAGTTTCGCACCTAACGGAATGCAAGTGCTCTACGCAGCAGGTGGCGGTCTCGGTATCGTCAATGCTGACGGTTCGTTCCAGGCCTCTATACCCTCGTCTGGCAATGTGACTGGTGCGGCTTGGGGGCCGTTTACAAAATAA
- the ybgF gene encoding tol-pal system protein YbgF, whose amino-acid sequence MKLKKSHSLLIASSALVLSLGANHAYAFEDEDARRAILDLRSQLRQAQQNNMDLNNKINNLQQQISQLRGSIETANHQTRMAQQSSQQDANPDVPPSQQVGDPNEQQNYDNALDLFRQGNYAEASTALNRFAQQYPNSPLTPSARFYEGSSRYANKDFNGSIQGLQAMVAAYPRDQKAGDALLVIAGSQVELNNIAGAKATLQRVVNEYPNTPAADTARNRLELFR is encoded by the coding sequence ATGAAACTGAAGAAATCACATTCCCTGCTCATTGCCTCATCTGCCCTTGTACTCAGCCTGGGTGCCAATCACGCATATGCGTTTGAAGACGAAGATGCTCGGCGTGCCATTCTTGATCTGCGCTCTCAGTTAAGACAAGCCCAGCAGAACAATATGGATCTGAACAATAAGATCAATAATCTGCAACAACAAATATCACAGCTGCGCGGCAGTATTGAAACCGCCAATCATCAGACGCGCATGGCCCAGCAATCCAGCCAGCAGGATGCCAATCCCGATGTGCCTCCGTCACAGCAAGTCGGTGATCCGAATGAGCAGCAGAACTACGATAATGCCCTGGACCTGTTCCGCCAGGGCAATTACGCAGAAGCCAGCACAGCGCTGAACCGTTTTGCTCAGCAGTATCCGAACAGCCCGCTAACACCCAGCGCGCGCTTCTACGAAGGTAGCAGCCGCTACGCGAACAAAGATTTCAACGGCTCGATCCAGGGACTGCAGGCCATGGTCGCCGCTTATCCCCGTGACCAGAAAGCCGGCGATGCATTGCTTGTGATTGCCGGCAGTCAGGTAGAATTGAATAACATTGCCGGTGCGAAAGCGACCTTGCAGCGCGTGGTAAATGAATACCCGAATACCCCTGCTGCCGATACCGCCCGCAACCGCCTGGAGCTATTCCGCTAA
- a CDS encoding copper chaperone PCu(A)C — protein sequence MKKLVLAGAVLGATVVSLLGTPALAHHQGSSHDGHHAMHAGAERAPSTVKGSDKLRVQDCWIRLLPKVAPSGGFFVLHNEDKAEPVVLKGLHTDAFGMTMLHETTEKNGMSAMAMVPDVTIEPGQTLSFKPGSYHAMLEKPEAGLKAGQEITVNFELGTGKKIPVQCVLKSPSARTFSDQ from the coding sequence ATGAAAAAATTAGTTCTGGCTGGTGCTGTACTGGGTGCAACGGTTGTTTCTTTGCTGGGCACACCGGCTCTGGCTCATCATCAGGGCAGCAGCCACGATGGCCATCATGCAATGCATGCTGGTGCTGAGCGGGCACCCAGCACAGTGAAAGGTTCTGACAAGTTGCGCGTCCAGGATTGCTGGATCCGCCTGCTGCCCAAGGTTGCGCCATCCGGTGGATTCTTTGTGCTGCATAACGAGGATAAGGCTGAGCCTGTTGTGCTCAAGGGCCTTCACACCGATGCTTTCGGGATGACCATGCTGCATGAAACCACTGAGAAAAACGGTATGTCTGCCATGGCAATGGTGCCGGATGTTACCATCGAGCCTGGTCAAACACTGTCGTTCAAGCCGGGTTCCTACCACGCGATGCTGGAAAAGCCTGAGGCAGGCCTGAAAGCAGGGCAGGAGATCACGGTGAACTTCGAACTTGGTACCGGCAAGAAGATTCCAGTGCAGTGCGTGCTTAAATCGCCGTCTGCACGCACGTTCAGCGATCAGTAA
- a CDS encoding VTT domain-containing protein: MNFSSLFGWLHDNQALMAMLHDHWSWGICLVALILFLETGLVVLPFLPGDSLLFAVGAFMGISGIPPFWYMVMLFAAAVVGDYVNYSIGRSPLGQTLVRKGWVKQNHIEKTHAYFEKYGGSTITLARFIPIVRTIAPFLAGLSGMDRRHFALYNVLGGFLWIFLLVMAGYFLGRITWVQENLSLFTLGIVIISVLPMAWHVFKLWKESRQEKPAGK; this comes from the coding sequence ATGAACTTCTCTTCGCTGTTTGGCTGGCTCCACGATAATCAGGCTCTCATGGCCATGTTGCACGATCACTGGAGCTGGGGTATCTGCCTGGTTGCCCTCATTCTCTTTCTGGAAACCGGCCTGGTCGTTCTGCCGTTTCTGCCCGGTGACTCCCTGCTTTTTGCCGTCGGCGCTTTCATGGGCATCAGTGGCATCCCGCCTTTTTGGTATATGGTCATGCTGTTTGCTGCCGCCGTAGTCGGCGACTACGTCAACTACTCCATCGGACGTTCGCCCCTGGGACAAACCTTGGTTCGCAAGGGCTGGGTCAAGCAAAATCACATTGAAAAAACGCATGCCTATTTTGAAAAATATGGTGGCTCCACCATTACCCTGGCACGCTTTATTCCCATCGTGCGCACCATTGCCCCCTTTCTGGCAGGACTCTCGGGCATGGATCGTCGCCATTTCGCGCTTTACAACGTATTAGGCGGCTTCCTGTGGATATTCCTGCTGGTCATGGCCGGTTATTTCCTGGGCCGCATTACCTGGGTGCAGGAAAATCTGTCCCTGTTTACCTTAGGCATCGTGATTATTTCCGTGCTGCCCATGGCCTGGCATGTATTCAAGCTCTGGAAAGAAAGCCGTCAGGAAAAACCGGCAGGCAAATAA
- a CDS encoding chloride channel protein, with the protein MHSPAPRIRRSVQRKTRQALRLSKKSLQLILMLGGAALVALVSIGFAMMADYALEKNREWTRAYPYLIWLIMPLAFVFLRWCVLRFAPYSAGSGIPQVIASLSLHNDSPGRLRLVSLAQAIWKIPLTFLGLLAGASIGREGPSVQIGAAAMLAWGQWCQRIGLPLKGFNTREWIAAGAAGGLAAAFNAPLSGVIFAIEEIGKGLDLRWQRLVLLGVLAAGFIVVALSGDNPYFGTFHSSPLQEKMLLWAVICAGVCGVAGGIFARLLSKGLAGCMPAGLRHHVRNHPLWVAAVMGLVVAFLGYLTAGGVFGTSYDVAKNALMMLPQDSEHFSSAKLLATVASYWAGIPGGIFTPALTTGAGIGVELAHSFNMPQAQSVFVLICMAAFLAAATQSPVTASVIVMEMSGSQAMLFWMLLASLIATVVSRQICPQAFYHFSAGRFRQLALSEDARQTAAPARTGY; encoded by the coding sequence ATGCATTCTCCAGCGCCCAGAATCCGCCGCTCAGTTCAGCGAAAAACCAGACAGGCTTTACGCCTGTCCAAGAAATCTTTACAGCTGATTCTGATGCTTGGCGGTGCCGCCCTCGTCGCCCTGGTTTCCATTGGCTTTGCAATGATGGCAGATTACGCATTGGAGAAAAATCGCGAATGGACACGCGCGTATCCTTATCTGATCTGGCTGATTATGCCACTGGCCTTTGTATTTTTGCGCTGGTGCGTCTTGCGTTTCGCCCCCTACTCCGCCGGCAGCGGCATACCGCAAGTGATTGCCAGTCTGTCACTGCATAACGACTCACCTGGCAGGCTGCGCCTGGTTTCGCTGGCGCAGGCCATCTGGAAAATCCCCCTCACCTTCCTGGGTCTGCTGGCCGGCGCATCCATTGGCCGCGAAGGCCCCTCTGTACAAATCGGCGCAGCTGCGATGCTGGCCTGGGGGCAGTGGTGCCAGCGTATCGGCTTACCGCTTAAGGGATTCAATACGCGCGAGTGGATTGCAGCCGGCGCCGCCGGCGGACTGGCCGCCGCCTTCAACGCACCGCTTTCCGGTGTAATTTTTGCTATCGAAGAGATCGGCAAAGGGCTGGACCTGCGCTGGCAACGACTAGTATTGCTGGGCGTACTGGCCGCCGGCTTCATCGTTGTGGCCCTGAGCGGCGACAATCCTTATTTCGGCACCTTCCATTCGTCTCCGCTGCAGGAAAAAATGCTGCTCTGGGCAGTCATTTGCGCCGGGGTCTGTGGTGTTGCCGGCGGTATTTTCGCACGCCTGCTCAGCAAGGGGCTGGCCGGATGTATGCCCGCCGGTCTGCGCCATCACGTACGCAACCATCCCTTGTGGGTGGCCGCAGTAATGGGACTGGTTGTGGCCTTTCTGGGCTATCTGACCGCAGGTGGCGTATTCGGTACCAGCTACGATGTTGCCAAAAACGCGCTGATGATGCTGCCGCAGGACTCTGAGCATTTCAGCAGTGCCAAGCTGCTGGCCACTGTGGCCTCCTATTGGGCGGGCATTCCCGGTGGTATTTTTACACCTGCGCTAACGACGGGTGCGGGTATCGGTGTGGAGTTGGCCCATTCTTTCAATATGCCGCAAGCACAAAGTGTTTTTGTCCTGATTTGCATGGCCGCCTTTCTTGCCGCAGCCACGCAGTCGCCGGTCACCGCTTCGGTAATCGTCATGGAGATGTCGGGCAGTCAGGCCATGCTTTTCTGGATGTTGCTGGCCAGCCTGATTGCCACCGTTGTTTCCAGACAGATTTGTCCGCAAGCGTTTTATCATTTTTCTGCCGGACGTTTCCGGCAGCTGGCGCTGAGCGAAGATGCGCGACAGACAGCCGCGCCTGCCAGAACGGGTTACTGA
- a CDS encoding alpha/beta fold hydrolase: MTYQDVGESPTCLLLVHGSLCDSRFWRWQLPDLSAAVRVVAPSLPAYIPAPSAPSGADAQFSISQHTTDMFALMDHLGINHFAVLGHSRGGRIAAEMACRRPDRVTHLLLADPGLGSVLPEDSMPALPYRDLALAAYEQGNTDAALEIFIDGVSGAGTWKRMVSWFKAMTRDQAGTLPLIIREPLYELNPSRINEYGIPVTLIGGSDSPPPFPAIIEALQHQFDHFKSHTLTPASHGLNLALPHAFNQIVIQELIPKAP, translated from the coding sequence ATGACCTACCAGGACGTAGGGGAGTCACCCACCTGTCTGTTGCTGGTGCACGGTTCACTGTGCGATTCTCGCTTCTGGCGCTGGCAATTGCCGGATTTGTCGGCTGCTGTGCGCGTCGTCGCACCCAGCCTGCCCGCTTATATTCCTGCACCCTCTGCACCATCGGGCGCGGACGCGCAATTTTCCATTAGCCAGCATACGACCGATATGTTTGCATTAATGGACCATTTGGGCATTAATCACTTTGCTGTCCTGGGTCACTCCCGCGGCGGACGAATCGCCGCTGAAATGGCGTGCCGACGGCCCGATCGCGTGACGCATCTGCTGCTGGCCGATCCCGGCCTGGGCTCTGTGCTGCCCGAAGACAGCATGCCCGCGCTCCCCTACCGCGACCTGGCGCTGGCGGCATACGAGCAGGGCAATACCGATGCCGCGCTGGAAATATTTATTGATGGCGTCAGCGGTGCCGGCACCTGGAAACGCATGGTGTCATGGTTCAAGGCGATGACCCGGGACCAGGCAGGTACGTTGCCACTCATTATCCGCGAACCGCTATACGAGCTGAACCCGTCCCGGATCAATGAATACGGCATTCCCGTGACATTGATTGGCGGCTCGGACAGTCCACCGCCGTTTCCCGCCATTATAGAGGCGCTACAACACCAGTTCGATCACTTCAAGAGCCATACCCTGACACCGGCATCACACGGTCTGAACCTGGCGTTGCCTCACGCTTTCAACCAGATCGTTATCCAGGAACTTATTCCCAAAGCACCATAA
- a CDS encoding amino acid ABC transporter substrate-binding protein, whose protein sequence is MSALLKASLASLAIAAAIPGITHAATLDTVKQRGSVVCGATTGFAGFSAPDAKGQWQGLDVDLCKSIAAAVFGDASKFKIVPLNSQQRFTALQSGEVDVLTRNTTVTQQRDTALGLIAAGVNFYDGQGFLVSKKLGVKSAKELNGATICLQTGTSNENTLADWARANKVEYKPVVFDQFNEVVNAFATNRCDVFSTDASGLASIRISKLSSPDDYEVLPEIISKEPLGPFVRQGDDAWLNIVKWVFQATVNAEELGVTTANVDEQLKSTNPNIQRLLGVTPGAGKNLGLDEKWAYNVIKQVGNYGESFERNVGQGSPLKIKRGLNALWTDGGLQYGLPIR, encoded by the coding sequence ATGTCTGCCCTATTGAAAGCTTCACTTGCCTCGCTCGCCATCGCAGCGGCGATCCCAGGCATCACCCATGCGGCAACGCTGGATACCGTCAAACAACGCGGCTCTGTCGTATGCGGTGCTACTACTGGCTTTGCCGGTTTTTCCGCGCCCGATGCCAAAGGCCAGTGGCAGGGTCTGGACGTAGATCTGTGCAAAAGCATTGCCGCTGCAGTGTTTGGCGATGCCAGCAAATTCAAGATCGTACCGCTGAACTCTCAACAGCGTTTTACCGCTCTGCAATCGGGCGAAGTTGACGTCCTTACCCGCAACACCACCGTCACCCAACAGCGCGATACGGCACTGGGTCTGATTGCCGCCGGCGTCAATTTTTATGACGGACAAGGCTTTCTGGTGTCCAAAAAACTTGGCGTGAAAAGTGCCAAGGAACTCAATGGCGCCACCATCTGCCTGCAAACCGGCACGTCAAATGAAAACACGCTGGCCGACTGGGCCCGCGCCAACAAGGTAGAGTACAAACCCGTAGTCTTCGATCAGTTCAATGAGGTGGTCAATGCCTTCGCAACCAACCGTTGCGACGTCTTCTCTACCGATGCCTCCGGCCTGGCATCCATTCGCATTTCCAAACTGTCTTCGCCTGATGATTACGAAGTGCTGCCGGAAATCATTTCCAAAGAGCCGCTGGGCCCCTTTGTACGTCAGGGCGACGATGCCTGGCTTAACATCGTCAAATGGGTCTTTCAGGCGACCGTTAATGCCGAAGAACTGGGCGTAACCACGGCCAATGTCGATGAACAGCTCAAAAGTACCAATCCCAATATCCAGCGCTTGCTGGGTGTTACGCCTGGTGCCGGTAAAAATCTGGGACTGGATGAAAAATGGGCCTATAACGTCATCAAACAAGTGGGCAATTACGGCGAGAGTTTTGAACGTAATGTCGGCCAGGGCAGCCCGCTGAAAATCAAGCGTGGCCTGAATGCCTTGTGGACAGACGGCGGCCTGCAATACGGATTGCCTATCCGCTAA
- the pal gene encoding peptidoglycan-associated lipoprotein Pal → MGSRIAKTLAIASLAATLAACSSTPVDGTAGAGTGTSNAVMDPFNPNSPLAQQRSVYFAYDSYTVEQQYQPVVQMHAQYLAANANQRVRIEGNTDARGSAEYNLALGQRRSVAVANQLTQQGVSPNQIEAVSFGKERPKAEGSTEEAYAENRRADINYQR, encoded by the coding sequence ATGGGTTCTCGCATTGCAAAAACACTTGCCATTGCTAGTTTGGCTGCCACACTGGCAGCGTGTAGCTCTACTCCTGTAGACGGCACTGCTGGAGCTGGAACAGGCACATCCAACGCCGTTATGGATCCATTCAACCCTAACAGCCCATTGGCACAGCAACGCTCTGTTTACTTTGCCTACGACAGCTACACTGTTGAGCAGCAATACCAGCCCGTCGTTCAAATGCACGCTCAATACCTGGCGGCTAACGCCAACCAGCGCGTTCGTATCGAAGGTAACACCGATGCACGCGGCAGCGCCGAATACAACCTGGCACTGGGTCAGCGTCGTTCTGTTGCCGTTGCCAACCAGCTGACACAACAAGGTGTAAGTCCTAACCAGATCGAAGCGGTCAGCTTCGGTAAAGAGCGTCCAAAAGCAGAAGGCTCTACAGAAGAAGCCTATGCTGAAAACCGTCGCGCAGACATTAACTATCAGCGTTAA
- a CDS encoding DJ-1/PfpI family protein — MSKKILMLVGDFAEDYETMVPFQFLLGVGYEVHAVCPDKKVGDKIATAIHDFEGDQTYSEKRGHNFAINYDFSQVNTGDYVGLVIPGGRAPEYLRNTPRVLEIVREFDAAQKPIAAVCHGAQILAAADVIKGKKCSAYPACAAEVTLAGGQYQDIAVDSAVTDGHLVTAPAWPAHPAWMSQFIKALGATITL; from the coding sequence ATGTCCAAAAAAATTCTGATGCTAGTGGGTGATTTTGCCGAAGACTATGAAACCATGGTGCCGTTCCAGTTTCTGCTGGGCGTCGGCTACGAAGTGCATGCTGTTTGTCCCGATAAAAAAGTCGGCGACAAAATCGCAACGGCCATCCACGATTTCGAAGGGGACCAGACGTACTCCGAAAAACGCGGACACAATTTTGCGATCAATTACGATTTTTCCCAGGTTAACACCGGCGACTATGTGGGCCTGGTGATCCCTGGCGGACGGGCACCGGAATACCTGCGCAATACGCCGCGCGTGCTGGAAATTGTGCGCGAATTCGATGCAGCGCAGAAACCCATTGCAGCGGTTTGTCACGGCGCCCAGATCCTGGCGGCCGCCGATGTGATCAAAGGAAAAAAATGCTCCGCGTATCCGGCTTGCGCCGCCGAGGTGACGCTGGCCGGCGGTCAGTATCAGGATATTGCGGTAGATAGCGCCGTAACAGACGGACATTTGGTCACTGCGCCGGCATGGCCTGCTCATCCTGCATGGATGTCTCAGTTCATCAAGGCACTGGGTGCCACCATCACGCTGTAA